AGATGATCACAGTCACAGAGGGATACATGTATAATTTTTTGGAAGCAATACTTACCTCAGACATCACAACCCAAGGAACAGCCCCCATTCCTATTGAAAATGATCCTATATAGACCTGAATCCGAAAACTATCCGTTACATAATTCAATGAACAAACATAATATCTCAGTCTTATAATTCCAGTGTTCTTCCATAATTTCTTTTGACAGGGCTAGGGAATTACCAGTATGCCAGTTACGGCAAGCGCACCAACTGCACCGAGTGCCCAGTCATTAACCTGGTACACAAAAGACCTTTATTGTCATTTAATTTTTGCAATAATAACTAAACAGATAGCTGTTAGGGGCATCAATAATTGAGAATACCTTCAGAAAGAATGAAATGGCAGTCAGGACACAGCCAAGTACCAACCCTGATGCAGAAATCTAAAACAAATTGGAAGAATTTCAACTTTGTTAAATGTGAATAAGAATGTCACAAAACTTCTCAGAAGATTAACTTTTTCGCACTAATTTACCAAAATCAGAGGCTTCCTTCCAGCTTTATCCATTATGGCTGCCCCAATACCAGTAACCACAACCTGTAAACATGACCACACTAAGATGCTTAAAATCAAAAGAAATGGAAAATTCTCCATGTGATTCAACAGTACTAATTTGATACCTGAAGAATAGCATAGGTTATAGTTCCAATGCTTGAAGAAAATCCTGAGAGTGTAGATAGAATACTTTAGATTTTAGCTGTTGAAAAATCTGAACTCAAAAACATGAAAGCTAGAGAAGGTTGATAGTCCATAGTTGCATATTACTGTGCTGTCAGCTCTATTATATTAGGGTCTTTTTACCTGCTTGCTCAAAAATACTGCTGACATAGAAACAGACACCGTTGATTCCCCCAAATTGTTGACAGACCATCAAACCAACTCCTATCTGATTTCAAATAAAAAACACAAAATGATTGAGCTGAAATTCTTCAAAGACAGGGGATGATGAAAGTTGACTTTGAAAATTCTGTGGAGAGAAGCTATTACAATGACTGAGCGCGAGTATCTCCGTTGAAACAAATCCAGCATTTTGGCTTTTGGGAGCTGGTCAAGGGTTGCGATATAGTCCTGCAGAGGTACATATATAGTAGATGGAATTCATTCACATTATGATGTTGCAAGTTCTACAACATATCTTCACTGTGGATATTAGCATATGGATATAAGAACCTGGATTTCCGCTGCTTCATGAGATACATCAGCATCTTCACCACGAAGTTTCTGTAGTGCAACTTCAAACTCTTTATGTTTTCCGGTCTTTGCCTGCATTCATGATGAGGTAGATTCATGATGAGGTAGAGGTTACAATCTATGTCACTTTGTGGGACGTTACCATAAACTATATAGAATAATGGAAACAAAAGTAGTTTCTTACCAACCATCGTGGAGACTCGGGAACGAAGAAGAGTCCGGAAATGATCACAGCACAAGGAATTAGTCCTGCAATCACCACACAAATGAGCCAGAGAGCATATAGTATTCTGATTGCAGCACAAGTCGAAGACTAGCAATTCACCGATTAATGCTAGAGCCCTCCAACTCACTACTACCCCAATTATGTACGAAACGGACACTCCAGCACAGATCATTAACTGTAAAACAGAGAAAAGTCGCCATCATTTGCTTGTTGGAAATCAAAGCCAACTTCTAAAATGTTACTAGTAGCTTCAAGGTTACATTTCTTATTACATGTTTACCTGATTTACAGCAGTTAGCCTTCCCCGAAGATTCTTTGGAGCAATTTCAGCTATGAAAACAGGTACCTTATGTTGCATCAAACTTCGTTAATTACATATCGAAGTAGCATATATTGTGAACTTATCTTAGGAATGATGTGGTCTGTAGTACTATGATCCATCATACTATGAATGCTCAAACAACAATAGAGGGAAGTAGCCACTCACCACGTAAGAAAAGGCTCCCATTCCATAACCGTTTGCCAGCCTCCCAATGTCAAGAGGCCAAATACTCTTCAACAGCAAAATGTAGAAGGTGAATAACTCAATAAGGTCACAAACATAAAGCTCAGATTGCTTCAACTTTTAAGAGTAGCATAATACAAACCTCAGCAAAGTATATAGCTAGCCAACCTGCAACGCAAAAAGCACTGGACACTCTCATGGCCTGCATACAATTTATACAGTCCAGATATTGTTGGCCTGAGAAAATTAATTAATGGAAAAAGGAGT
The window above is part of the Fragaria vesca subsp. vesca linkage group LG2, FraVesHawaii_1.0, whole genome shotgun sequence genome. Proteins encoded here:
- the LOC101302892 gene encoding sugar transporter ERD6-like 7-like, giving the protein MANKEDVETSREPLLNREGSAHEGHRWMVYLSTFVAVCGSYEFGCCAGFSSPTQDAITDDLSLSLAEYSMFGSILTFGAMIGAITIGPIADFIGRKGAMRVSSAFCVAGWLAIYFAESIWPLDIGRLANGYGMGAFSYVVPVFIAEIAPKNLRGRLTAVNQLMICAGVSVSYIIGVVVSWRALALIGLIPCAVIISGLFFVPESPRWLAKTGKHKEFEVALQKLRGEDADVSHEAAEIQDYIATLDQLPKAKMLDLFQRRYSRSVIIGVGLMVCQQFGGINGVCFYVSSIFEQAGFSSSIGTITYAILQVVVTGIGAAIMDKAGRKPLILISASGLVLGCVLTAISFFLKVNDWALGAVGALAVTGILVYIGSFSIGMGAVPWVVMSEIFPINIKGQAGSLATLVNWFGAWLCSYTFNFLMSWSSYGTFILYAAINGLAIVFVVFVVPETKGKTLEQIQAAINK